Proteins from a single region of Phycisphaerae bacterium:
- a CDS encoding thiamine pyrophosphate-dependent dehydrogenase E1 component subunit alpha, with amino-acid sequence MQIDADTQREFLRRMMAIRIFESEMAARFSQGELPGFMHVYLGEEATGVGVCGALRKDDTITSTHRGHGHCIAKGGELRKVAAELMGKEAGYSHGRGGSMHIFSKELGILGSNGIVGGGLPLATGAGLAAKLQKSDRVSVCFFGDGAANEGVFHESLNMAGVHRLPVIYVCENNLYATETPVRDATRTKDFADRAAIYGMPGVIADGNDVLDVHAKASEAVARARRGEGPTLLESKTYRVCGHYVGHAETGYRTKEELEQWQRRDPIQLFSKRLIDARIMTAEQIDRMREQVKKEFDDAYAWAKAAPSPKPESALDFVWA; translated from the coding sequence GTGCAGATTGACGCCGATACCCAACGCGAGTTTCTGCGGCGGATGATGGCCATCCGCATCTTCGAGAGCGAAATGGCCGCCCGGTTTTCCCAGGGCGAGTTGCCCGGGTTCATGCACGTTTACCTGGGCGAAGAGGCCACCGGCGTGGGCGTCTGCGGCGCGCTGCGGAAGGACGACACGATCACGAGCACGCACCGCGGCCACGGCCACTGCATCGCCAAGGGCGGCGAACTGCGGAAGGTGGCGGCGGAACTGATGGGCAAGGAGGCGGGCTACTCGCACGGTCGCGGCGGCAGCATGCACATTTTTTCGAAGGAGCTGGGCATTCTCGGGAGCAACGGGATCGTGGGCGGCGGATTGCCGCTGGCCACCGGGGCTGGTCTGGCCGCCAAGCTGCAGAAGAGCGACCGGGTCAGCGTGTGCTTTTTCGGCGACGGAGCGGCCAACGAGGGCGTCTTCCACGAGTCGCTGAACATGGCCGGGGTCCACCGCCTGCCGGTGATCTACGTCTGCGAGAACAATCTCTACGCGACCGAGACTCCGGTCCGCGATGCGACCCGCACCAAGGACTTCGCCGACCGCGCCGCGATCTACGGCATGCCGGGCGTGATCGCCGACGGCAACGACGTGCTCGACGTGCACGCCAAGGCGTCGGAGGCGGTGGCCCGGGCCCGCCGCGGCGAGGGTCCGACGCTTCTGGAGAGCAAGACCTACCGCGTCTGCGGCCACTACGTCGGCCACGCCGAGACCGGCTACCGCACCAAGGAGGAGCTGGAGCAGTGGCAGCGGCGCGACCCGATCCAACTCTTCTCGAAGCGGCTGATCGACGCGCGGATCATGACGGCAGAGCAGATCGACCGGATGCGCGAGCAGGTCAAAAAGGAGTTCGACGACGCCTACGCCTGGGCCAAGGCTGCGCCGTCGCCGAAACCGGAGAGCGCCCTGGACTTCGTCTGGGCGTGA
- a CDS encoding GntR family transcriptional regulator: MKAEKPISPVSRRSLSEQAAEHLREAILRGQIKPGQRIIEEEVAAMMQTSRGPIRDALILLEHEGLVVRERNRGATVVSLSAEDYEEVWSLRMALEGLALHGAFERADEDDLRRLEGVVDELAACLESDFSVQEAVDLDLRFHEELVNASHHRRLIAYWQGLRSQIWYLIFTRNIGEGVSYPREGHVYHKDLIEALRNKDLARGEELLRSHLDSAYSDLITVQKSRRKSKSGG; the protein is encoded by the coding sequence ATGAAAGCGGAAAAACCCATCTCGCCGGTCTCCCGTCGGTCGCTGAGCGAGCAGGCCGCCGAGCACCTCCGCGAAGCCATTCTCCGCGGGCAAATCAAGCCCGGCCAGCGGATCATCGAGGAAGAAGTCGCGGCCATGATGCAGACCAGCCGCGGACCGATCCGAGACGCCCTGATCCTGCTCGAACACGAGGGGTTGGTGGTCCGCGAGCGGAATCGCGGAGCCACCGTGGTCAGCCTCTCCGCGGAGGATTACGAGGAGGTCTGGAGCCTCCGCATGGCCCTCGAAGGTCTTGCCCTGCACGGTGCGTTCGAGCGGGCCGACGAGGACGACCTGCGGCGGCTCGAAGGCGTGGTCGACGAGCTGGCGGCGTGCCTGGAGAGCGATTTTTCGGTCCAGGAGGCGGTGGACCTGGATCTGCGTTTTCACGAGGAGCTGGTCAACGCCTCGCACCACCGCCGGCTGATCGCCTATTGGCAGGGGCTGCGGTCGCAGATCTGGTACCTGATTTTCACCCGCAACATCGGCGAGGGCGTCAGCTACCCGCGTGAGGGGCACGTCTACCACAAGGACCTGATCGAAGCCCTTCGCAACAAGGATCTGGCCCGAGGTGAGGAGCTTTTGCGGTCGCACCTCGACAGCGCCTACTCCGATCTGATCACGGTCCAGAAATCCCGGCGCAAGAGCAAGAGCGGCGGCTGA